One genomic window of Cupriavidus oxalaticus includes the following:
- the tyrS gene encoding tyrosine--tRNA ligase has protein sequence MTEVSTGPAAKYPLTPSVMHALEVSKRGCDELLIESEWAQKLARSEATGVPLRIKLGLDPTAPDIHIGHTVVLNKLRQLQDLGHQVIFLIGDFTSTIGDPSGRNSTRPPLTREQIEANAQTYYRQASLVLDPARTEIRYNSEWCDPLGARGMIQLAAKYTVARMMERDDFTKRFRSGIPISVHEFLYPLMQGYDSVALKSDLELGGTDQKFNLLVGRELQKEYGQEPQCILTMPLLVGLDGVEKMSKSKGNYVGVTEAPNDMFGKLMSISDDLMWQYYTLLSFRPLAEIDLMKQEIAAGRNPRDCKVLLAQEIVARFHSQADAEKALEDFNHRARGGVPDDIPAVSLEGAPLGIAQLLKQANLVPSTSEANRNIEQGGVKIDGATVSDKATRVAAGTYVVQVGKRRFARVTLS, from the coding sequence ATGACTGAAGTTTCCACGGGCCCCGCGGCCAAATACCCCTTGACGCCGTCGGTGATGCACGCCCTGGAGGTCTCCAAGCGTGGCTGCGACGAACTTCTGATCGAATCCGAATGGGCGCAGAAGCTGGCGCGCAGCGAGGCCACCGGCGTGCCGCTGCGCATCAAGCTGGGCCTGGATCCGACCGCGCCCGACATCCATATCGGCCACACCGTGGTGCTGAACAAGCTGCGCCAGCTGCAGGACCTCGGCCACCAGGTGATCTTCCTGATCGGCGATTTCACCTCGACCATCGGCGATCCGTCGGGCCGCAACAGCACGCGCCCGCCGCTGACGCGCGAGCAGATCGAGGCCAACGCGCAGACCTACTACCGCCAGGCCAGCCTGGTGCTGGACCCGGCCCGCACCGAGATCCGCTACAACAGCGAGTGGTGCGACCCGCTGGGCGCGCGCGGCATGATCCAGCTGGCCGCCAAGTACACCGTGGCCCGGATGATGGAGCGCGACGACTTCACCAAGCGGTTCCGCTCCGGGATTCCGATCTCGGTGCATGAGTTCCTCTACCCGCTGATGCAGGGCTATGACTCGGTCGCGCTCAAGTCCGACCTGGAGCTTGGCGGCACCGACCAGAAGTTCAACCTGCTGGTCGGCCGCGAGCTGCAGAAGGAATACGGCCAGGAGCCGCAGTGCATCCTGACCATGCCGCTGCTGGTGGGCCTGGACGGCGTCGAGAAGATGTCCAAGTCCAAGGGCAACTACGTCGGCGTGACCGAGGCGCCCAACGACATGTTCGGCAAGCTGATGAGCATCTCGGACGACCTGATGTGGCAGTACTACACGTTGCTGTCGTTCCGCCCGCTTGCCGAGATCGACCTGATGAAGCAGGAAATCGCCGCGGGCCGCAACCCGCGCGACTGCAAGGTGCTGTTGGCGCAGGAGATCGTGGCGCGCTTCCACAGCCAGGCCGATGCCGAGAAGGCGCTGGAAGACTTCAACCACCGCGCCCGCGGCGGCGTGCCCGACGATATCCCCGCGGTCAGCCTGGAAGGTGCCCCGCTGGGCATCGCGCAGCTGCTCAAGCAGGCCAACCTGGTACCGTCCACGTCCGAGGCCAACCGCAATATCGAGCAGGGCGGTGTCAAGATCGACGGTGCCACGGTCAGCGATAAGGCCACCAGGGTCGCCGCCGGCACCTACGTCGTGCAGGTCGGCAAGCGCCGCTTCGCGCGCGTGACGCTGTCCTGA
- a CDS encoding YbhB/YbcL family Raf kinase inhibitor-like protein: protein MKLWSKSFNDNAPIPGEFAFCVPDAASHVALSANRNPDLHWEDAPVETRSFVLICHDRDVPSKGDDVNQEGREVPASLPRVDFFHWVLVDIPPGLSSIAAASHSDGVIARGKPGPEATGGTATAGGLRHGINDYTGWFAGDADMKGDYFGYDGPCPPWNDTLLHHYVFTLYALDIDRVPLDGTFTGAQVRDAIQGHVLAQASLTGTYTLNPKLAQ from the coding sequence ATGAAACTCTGGAGCAAGTCCTTCAACGACAACGCGCCGATCCCTGGCGAGTTTGCTTTCTGCGTGCCCGATGCCGCCAGCCACGTGGCCTTGTCGGCCAACCGCAATCCCGACCTGCACTGGGAAGACGCGCCGGTCGAGACGCGCTCGTTCGTACTGATCTGCCATGACCGCGACGTGCCCAGCAAGGGCGACGACGTCAACCAGGAAGGCCGCGAAGTGCCGGCCTCGCTGCCGCGCGTGGACTTTTTCCACTGGGTGCTGGTCGACATTCCGCCGGGCCTGAGCTCGATCGCGGCCGCCTCGCACAGCGATGGCGTGATCGCGCGCGGCAAGCCGGGTCCCGAGGCCACCGGCGGCACCGCCACCGCGGGTGGCCTGCGCCACGGCATCAACGACTACACCGGCTGGTTCGCCGGCGATGCCGACATGAAGGGCGACTATTTCGGCTATGACGGCCCGTGCCCGCCGTGGAACGACACGCTGCTGCACCACTACGTGTTCACGCTGTATGCGCTGGACATCGACCGCGTGCCGCTGGATGGCACCTTCACCGGCGCGCAGGTGCGCGACGCGATCCAGGGCCACGTGCTGGCGCAGGCCAGCCTGACCGGCACCTACACGCTCAATCCCAAGCTGGCGCAGTAG
- a CDS encoding M23 family metallopeptidase: MWSRLREVFARELVVLVDPTNPQHARRRKQLTASVGAIFTLGMAAAMGVAPRSAFDDPLAPRTEQPLRMPDVREQLDLLTDSQAVYVREERMQRGDTIGSLLRRLGVDDPDAQAFIVKNPTARGLFSLNPGQAVQAEIDESNMLVSLQANLGGDAAASRELVIERVRAATGNGTAAYKAKVQRVDNDVHYEMASGAISGAGFFKAMDAANVPDEVVQQMLSIFSGVIDFHHDIASGDRFRIIYEAGFRDGTFVRNGRVIAIELINRNQLHQALWFSPEDGKDGAGAYYTFDGRSMKRPFLRSPVEFSRVSSGFGGREHPLHHDWAQHKGVDFAAPTGTKVLATGDGVVEFVGQQNGYGNIVILSHANGYSTYYAHLSGFAGMRQGQPVRQGQLIGYVGSTGWATGPHLHYEFRFNDVPQNPLTITLMESPPLSGKSRQEFQTYTSGLLSRINALRAYNVLTASN; this comes from the coding sequence ATGTGGTCAAGACTCCGCGAAGTTTTCGCGCGCGAGCTGGTGGTTCTTGTTGACCCAACCAACCCCCAGCATGCGCGCCGGCGCAAGCAACTCACTGCCTCGGTGGGTGCAATCTTTACGCTCGGCATGGCCGCGGCGATGGGCGTGGCACCGCGCAGCGCCTTCGACGATCCTCTCGCCCCGCGCACCGAGCAGCCCCTGCGCATGCCCGACGTGCGCGAGCAGCTCGACCTGCTGACCGACAGCCAGGCCGTGTACGTGCGCGAAGAGCGCATGCAGCGCGGCGACACCATCGGCAGCCTGCTGCGCCGTCTCGGCGTGGACGATCCCGATGCGCAAGCCTTTATCGTCAAGAACCCCACCGCGCGCGGGCTGTTCAGCCTGAACCCCGGCCAGGCGGTGCAAGCGGAGATCGACGAAAGCAACATGCTGGTGTCGCTGCAGGCCAACCTCGGCGGCGACGCCGCGGCCTCGCGCGAGCTGGTGATCGAGCGCGTGCGCGCGGCCACCGGCAACGGCACCGCCGCCTACAAGGCCAAGGTCCAGCGCGTCGACAACGACGTGCACTACGAGATGGCGTCGGGCGCGATTTCCGGCGCCGGCTTCTTCAAGGCCATGGACGCGGCCAACGTGCCCGACGAGGTCGTGCAGCAGATGCTGTCGATCTTCTCCGGCGTGATCGACTTCCACCACGATATCGCCAGCGGCGACCGCTTCCGCATCATCTATGAAGCCGGCTTCCGCGACGGCACCTTCGTGCGCAACGGCCGCGTGATCGCGATCGAACTGATCAACCGTAACCAGCTGCACCAGGCGCTGTGGTTCTCGCCCGAAGATGGCAAGGATGGCGCCGGCGCCTATTACACGTTCGACGGGCGCAGCATGAAGCGGCCGTTCCTGCGTTCGCCGGTGGAGTTCTCGCGCGTGTCGTCGGGCTTCGGCGGCCGCGAGCATCCGCTGCACCACGACTGGGCCCAGCACAAGGGCGTGGACTTCGCCGCCCCGACCGGCACCAAGGTGCTGGCCACCGGCGATGGCGTGGTCGAATTCGTCGGCCAGCAGAACGGCTACGGCAATATCGTCATCCTGAGCCATGCCAACGGCTACTCGACCTACTACGCGCACCTGTCCGGCTTTGCCGGCATGCGCCAGGGCCAGCCGGTGCGGCAAGGCCAGCTGATCGGCTATGTCGGCTCGACCGGCTGGGCTACCGGGCCGCACCTGCACTATGAGTTCCGCTTCAACGACGTGCCGCAGAACCCGCTGACCATCACGCTGATGGAATCCCCGCCGCTGAGCGGCAAGTCGCGCCAGGAATTCCAGACCTACACCAGCGGGCTGCTCAGCCGCATCAATGCGCTGCGTGCCTACAACGTGCTGACCGCTTCCAACTGA
- the dtd gene encoding D-aminoacyl-tRNA deacylase, translated as MIALIQRVAQARVTVEGRTTGEIGAGLLALVCAERGDTEAQAERLLAKMLSYRVFSDAAGKMNLPVQDMDGNGNAGGLLVVSQFTLAADTNSGTRPSFTPAASPEDGKRLYEHFVAMARAAHPQVQTGEFGAMMQVSLVNDGPVTFWLRVPPA; from the coding sequence ATGATTGCGCTGATCCAGCGTGTCGCGCAGGCCCGCGTGACCGTCGAGGGCCGCACCACCGGCGAGATCGGCGCCGGCCTGCTGGCACTGGTCTGCGCCGAGCGCGGCGACACCGAGGCGCAGGCCGAGCGCCTGCTTGCCAAGATGCTGTCGTACCGGGTGTTTTCGGATGCCGCCGGCAAGATGAACCTGCCGGTGCAGGACATGGACGGCAACGGCAATGCCGGCGGCCTGCTGGTGGTGTCGCAGTTCACGCTGGCGGCCGACACCAACAGCGGCACGCGGCCCAGCTTCACGCCCGCGGCCTCGCCGGAAGACGGCAAGCGGTTGTACGAACATTTCGTGGCGATGGCGCGCGCGGCGCATCCGCAGGTGCAGACCGGCGAGTTCGGCGCGATGATGCAGGTCAGCCTGGTCAACGACGGGCCGGTCACGTTCTGGCTGCGGGTGCCGCCGGCCTGA
- a CDS encoding anhydro-N-acetylmuramic acid kinase, which yields MSGTSMDGADAVLVDFSGARPEVLAAASEPFPEALRAAYGALQQPGENEIHREALAANALAEVYAACVATLLREAGVPAAAVAAIGAHGQTIRHRPGLYDGIGYTRQSQHPARLAELTGIDVVADFRSRDVAAGGQGAPLVPALHHALFGSDVETRVACNIGGISNISILPATGAVSGFDCGPGNALLDYWIHRHRELPFDSNGDWAASGRVDDALLARCLADPYFSAPPPKSTGRDLFHPGWLDIQLQAFGHLAPDDVQATLAALTAEAIARDIRTHARDARRLVVCGGGARNAFVMTRLAQALPGVAIETSEHYGVPVSQVEAIAFAWLARQCTLRLPGNVPTVTGAAGQRVLGAIYPR from the coding sequence ATGTCCGGCACCAGCATGGACGGTGCCGATGCGGTGCTGGTCGATTTCAGCGGCGCGCGGCCGGAAGTACTGGCCGCCGCCAGCGAACCTTTCCCCGAGGCGCTGCGCGCCGCATACGGCGCCCTGCAGCAGCCGGGCGAGAACGAGATCCACCGCGAGGCACTGGCGGCCAATGCGCTGGCCGAGGTCTACGCCGCCTGCGTGGCCACGCTGCTGCGCGAGGCCGGCGTGCCGGCCGCCGCGGTCGCCGCGATCGGCGCGCATGGCCAGACCATCCGGCACCGGCCCGGCCTGTACGACGGCATCGGCTACACGCGCCAGAGCCAGCATCCGGCCCGGTTGGCCGAACTCACCGGCATCGATGTGGTGGCGGATTTCCGCAGCCGCGACGTCGCCGCCGGCGGCCAGGGCGCACCGCTGGTGCCGGCGCTGCATCATGCGCTGTTCGGCAGCGACGTCGAGACTCGTGTCGCCTGCAATATCGGCGGCATTTCCAATATCAGCATCCTGCCTGCCACCGGCGCCGTCAGCGGTTTCGACTGCGGCCCGGGCAATGCGCTGCTCGACTACTGGATCCATCGCCACCGCGAGCTGCCGTTCGACAGCAATGGCGACTGGGCGGCCAGCGGGCGCGTCGACGATGCGCTGCTGGCGCGGTGCCTGGCGGATCCTTACTTCAGCGCGCCGCCGCCCAAGAGCACCGGCCGCGACCTGTTCCATCCCGGCTGGCTCGATATCCAGCTGCAGGCTTTCGGGCACCTCGCGCCTGATGACGTGCAGGCGACGCTGGCGGCGCTGACCGCCGAAGCCATCGCGCGCGATATCCGTACCCATGCGCGTGACGCAAGGCGCCTCGTGGTCTGCGGCGGCGGCGCCCGTAACGCCTTCGTGATGACGCGGCTGGCGCAGGCGCTGCCTGGCGTGGCCATCGAAACCTCGGAACACTATGGCGTGCCGGTCTCTCAGGTGGAAGCCATCGCCTTTGCCTGGCTGGCGCGCCAGTGCACGCTGCGCCTGCCTGGCAACGTGCCAACCGTGACCGGCGCTGCCGGCCAGCGCGTGCTGGGCGCGATCTATCCGCGCTGA